Genomic window (Helianthus annuus cultivar XRQ/B chromosome 3, HanXRQr2.0-SUNRISE, whole genome shotgun sequence):
TCTTTTGCTATGCGGTATCGCCATAGCCATTTCAACAACAACGCATAATTGTTATCTTCCAACCTGGATAAGCCCAAACCACCTTGTTTTACACTCCTAGTAACCCTATCCCAAGCCACCCAATGGATTTTGTTTTTGTCATCACACCCGCTCCATAAAAAGTTTTTAATAATCGCCTCTAGTTTATTAATCACCGCGACCGAGGCCTTATACAGGGAAAAATAGTACGTAGGTAGACTTTCCAGAACAGCCTTAATGAGAGTTACTCTACCTGCCATAGAGACCACACTAGCCTTCCAAGAGGATAAACGCTTTTTAAAAATGTCGATGATAGGGTCCCAATTACTGATACGATTCATGTTAGCACCCACCGTGATGCCCAGGTATCTAAAAGGAAAAATCCCCGCTTTGCATCCCATGTCGTTAGCGAAACCATCAACCTCTTCGGCGCTCTTCCCCACCCCGAACAAATTGGATTTGTTCAAGTTTATTCGGAGACCCGAACACAAATGGAAGATACGAAGAATCCTCTTCACGGCATTTAAATTACAATGCGACCATTCACCCATAACCAAAGCATCGTCTGCGTACAAGAGATGAGAAATAATCGGCCCGTCATTATTTAAACGCACCCCGTGAAATAGGCCATTCGCACTCGCCGTCCTAATCAACGAAGACAAGCCCTCCATGACTATCAAAAATAGAAACGGCGAAATAGGGTCACCTTGTCTTATCCCCTTTTCGCAACTAAATTCGAACGTGGGCGATCCATTAACAAGAACCGAGGACCGAGCCGAATAAAGGACGCCTTCTATCCACTTACACCATCTAGATGGAAAGTTCATTTGCTTCATAATGGAAATCAGAAATCCCCAGTTAACATTATCGTACGCTTTCTCGAAATCGATCTTCAAGAAAAAAATATCTCTCCCCGTCTTTTTTGCCCACGAGAAAATCTCATTGATAATAAGGGGACCATCGAGAATGTACCTCCCCGAAAGAAAAGCCGACTGCGTCTCGTGAATAATACTCCCCCATCACCTTTTTTAGACGATTAGCTAGAACTTTAGAAATTACTTTACTAATCACACCAATCAAGGTAATGGGGCGATACTCGTTCAAGCCCACCGGATCTTTAACTTTAGGAATAAGCGTGATAAAGGAAGATCCCACTCCACGGCTAATTTGGCCTGTATCAAAAAATTCCTGCAAAACTCTAAAAAAGTCATTAGAAAAAAGCAGCCAAAACCGCTTGAGGAACCGGAAATTGAAACCATCCGGGCCCGGAGCCTTGTCACTGCCACAATCAAACACGACCATTTTAATTTCAGCTTCAGAGAACGGAGACAGCAGGCCTTCGGCTTCAGCCGAACTCAGCTGGCTAATCCCATGGCACTCTAACATCGGTCTATCAACCATCTCCTCCATAAAACGCCTCTTAAAGAAACTATGAATCTCTTTTTTCACTTCAGACGGCTTGAAAATCCATTTACCATCAACGTTCAAACTCGGGATATTTTGAGATTTAACATAATGTACAAAATTGTAGAAATCAACTTTTTTGTTATACTCAAATTGCATTTCGTACTTCACTATGAAATCGGCAAAACCAatctttatgttcatgttttgctaCAGGTTCAACTTTTACCACTAACCTCGTCCAAAAACTCAGTTAACTTATCTCACACGCTTTGCATGTGAGGGTATTATGGTCTTTTCCCAaaccttttatttatttatttgaatgGCTAActgctttccacgtgtaaactcaCTCTTTCGGAGCTATGTCCAAAGGCCGACTACTCGACCACCGCTAGAAAGCATAGCACACCCCAGATGCGCGAAAACCCCGTGGAATAGGTAAAACCGCGACACCCCAaaccttttatttaatatatctatactatattataatgcatgaggcaagggcattttaagatacccaaaaaataagaacttcccccccccctttatttatagaaagacccctaaaatgagggtagtttgtgcttttaaacactatttattttttagcccctaaacttattacacttaaatccctaaggttttatctaaattatagataattagttacaattcacccctcaaaaacaaacttataattttttttacttattcttgacatatcttataaactataatgtttaaaaaaatccaaagatagcatgacgacctacacatttttgtcgacgtttcggtagttgtcttgttcaatatcgacgcacggattaaaaggtacaagtagtTAATGCTTTAATGTACAAGTGATTTAAGAAAATAACAACAAATAATCTTTTTTCGTACATAATGTGTAGATAACATTAGCCACCTGTTTGACAATAATCTTACTTTCTACTCTATTAGTCCCCAAAGATGTAAAAGATGTAATGTTATTAGCACATGGTTCAATTAAAAATGTGATTAATTAAGTACAGAACATGCTTGAAACACAATCGAATGTCTAAAAATGTTAGACACTGATCGAATACATAATACACAAAACATATGGAACACAATCAAAAAATACAAATTCGAATACAGAATACACAAAACAGTGTTACAACCTAAAGTCCGAGCGAGGGATATTGCTTCCAAGCATGTTCCGGCATCAACTTAGCCAGCAGTTCCGCAGATACGCCATTCAACACAGTACAAAAAACATGTGGAACACAATCAACTTTACAAATTCGAAGTAATGATTCCTGACATATTGAGTGATTGTTTTAACATAAATGAAAAACTGTTTTTACCCGTTACGCTATAGCGCGCTACATAACGACGTGCATATGAGATCCTGTTCACAAGCTCCAATCCCAGCCTATCACTATCCTTGAAACTCTTAAGCCCAACTACCAAAACTTGAACTCCTAAGCCTATCTAGCCCATGCGTTTAGCCCAACTCACATACAAATAGAACAATTTTATGAGAACAATAAAAAATAACATATGTAAAATATAAAACTGACATATTGAGTGATTATTTTAACATaaatgaagatattatgtgtcacattttaaattattaatatatcttataaaaactaaaaaataaccACAACAAACTTCCGAAATAAAGGGGTGACatctaaaattaaaccctaatgctTACTACTATAAATACACAGCAGATTTCCCCTGTATCAATTGCTAAATAAGTTCAGAAATGGATCCAATTCTGAATTCAAATGTTGTGAAAAACCAAGCATGCAAGATTGAAAATTCTaaggttagttttttttatatcgCAGCTctgaataattgttttcttttatttacgtTTATGTGAATGTTTAACTTATTTGGATCAGAATTAGTTGCATGACGAACaagcttctaaggtattgattttgctggtttttaactattatttttgcatatatctttcatattaacatgtttGTTATCTATACtacatgtgtgttttattgcAGGATCATGGTGATAAAAGTGTCGAAATAATTTCTCATGGTGCAATGTTTAGTCCTTATAAGTCTAATCTTCAACGTGAATTTAGTGAAGATGTAATTTTAAagtttatttgattttttttttaacttttgcaATTTTTGTCCTTTTTAAGGATCGGAAGTATGAGTCTCAAAGGAAGAGATCCAAGAGACTCTCTGAATGGAAATGGAGTGAGATTATCAGTTTAGATGATTCTGAGGAAGATGACCAAGAAGAGGAACTAGAAGACACAACCGATTCAAGCACAAAGAAGAAAACCGAATTAAAAATTCCTCAAGTGTCAATTCAGAAGCGAAACAGATTTCATTCAGCATAATATGAAATCTTtcaagtgtttttattttttttttcattttcagttatGTTTGATCTAGACAATTTCATTTTCAGTTTTTAAGATTTAATGCAGtctaataaagtttattttatattttaattttagttttggtgttaatataatgcactattgaccatattaataaagatataaactctcaacatcctattttttataaaaacggttctggaattttataaaaatataaatttttttatatcTGTAAACAAAACGAAATTTAAGAATTTAAGTTAAATGTCTAGAACATACTTACAAGTCAATGAAAATTTTATatttaaagtttattggatggaTACTAtatggatatttaaaaaaagtaaTGAACTTTAAAGAAAAGATTATACTTTATAacttaaccaataaaataaacatactttGCAATTATAACTTaccttttattttttgtcttttgattattaatttttataaaaaaacaaaactttattTCTTAAAAGAAAAGacttttttaaaaacaaaattatataaatacTAAATTTTGTTGCAAAGTTTTAGGGATTATAAGTTAACTATGTTCTTATAGATTATATTAGTCAGTTTCAAAACAACTCTTATATGTTGACTAGATACATTTTTTTATGGATTTTAAGTTATAACCAGATTGTGTTTACACTTTTTTAGGaattattagttaaaattaaactcatatagataagattagttagtTGAAACAAACTACAAGTTATTAAGAATTCGTTGGTTTAAAAGTGCTATATAAACAACTCATTTTCAttagtttttatattaaaaaaaaacaaaactttattTCTTAAAAGAAAagacttttttttaaaaaaaaaaaagtttgtaaCAAGTAAAATGAATAATAATTTACGATCTTTACTATATAAATACTAAATTTTGTTGCAAGGTTTTAAGGATTATAAGTTAACTATGTTCTTATAAATTATATTAGTCAGTTTCAAAAAAACTCTTATATTTTGACTAGATACATTTTTTATGGATTATAAGTTATAACCAGATTGTGTTTACATTTTTTCagggattattagttaaaattaaactcatatagataagattagttagtTGAAACAAACTACAGGTTATTAAGAATTCGTTTGTTTAAAAGTGCTATATATATAGCtcatgacatatatccaccacaataataaaaatattatacgAATATGAAAACCAGAAATGAGTTGAGTGGcgcaatgcaaagtgtcgcccccgccgcatcgcgcgggcaccctactagttATTTTAAATGAAAGAGACTctgtttgtgtgtgtgtatacCAATCGCTACTTTCTCAAATGGAAACGATGATGTTCGAGTAAATGGCAGGTCATTTATTCAGTATAATTTGTTCTTCGTGTGACTTAATGGATCGATGCAACACATCTGGGTTTGTTACTGGGGGTTGAATGAATTGAAGAAATACCGAATACTGATTTTTTTTTTGGTGACAAAAGTTGTGTTCTTGAGGTTTTGAATCAGATTGTGGATTAAAATGGCTGAAAACCCTCCGTATGTATTTCGGTTCTATTTTAGCTTCGAATGTTGTTATTGGTGGAAGTAGTTTGCCCTCTAGGTTTTACTCGAATGAGAACAAGGGGAAACAGAGTTTTGTGGATCCGGGTTCATGGATCGAAGACGGGTCTTCGTTATCTCTCGGGTTGGGTTGTTCGGTGAGCTCGGGTGTCACCTGGGAAAGGAAGTTGAAGAGCATTCTTCTGGGAATCTTGATCTTACTATGAGTTGAGTCTTGCACCAGGTTCTCTCGGGTTGGGTTGTTTGGAACTATAAGGGcgtgtttggctaagctttttgaaaacagcttattgacttattggcatTTTGAAAAGTCAGTATGGAGTGACTTTTTGAAAAAGTCACTTTTCCCTCTCACATACACCCTCattgccaaacaccattttagagcttatgacttttcaaaaagccaataagtcaataagttgttttaaaaagcttaaccaaacatgccctaaatacaTGTAATCACAATCATTTGAAAGTAATGAAAACTATATATTTTCTctaaactctctctccctctgcACGGGGCACATGCGGTGACCCCATGCGGTGACCCAAGTTGCCGTGCGGGTACACTGCCGCCATCAACTCGGGGAGGGGAAGCGGGGTGGGGGATTGGTTGAGAGGTTATAGGAGAGAGAAAGGGGGTGATTGGTTGTTAATGTGAGTCCACTCTTTTTtcaccaatcatatttttttcctttttttttataaaaaaataattgtgtgagTGAAGTGATGCCATcgtttgagtgcaaaatgggaacttaagaggggagttgacgtggcacgtGCTGATTGGGTGTGTGTAGGAGAAAGGACTCCCCCTAATGCTGTGTTCCAGAGATccacttaacagggggaggggaggggagggaaaatgggGTTTTTTTTGTCTGAGAATAGTCTTTTCAATTTGGAAAGACATGGAGGGGAGGAGAGGGATGGAGAGGGATTTTTAACTCGAGAACACaccctaagagaggagtgcccctctcacccttacAATTGGCATCAGAGCCAAAAGATCCTTAACCTGTGAAATCGTTCGTGAAGAACCGAAAGATACCGAGTGACTCGATATTGATtgtgaagaagaaaaaaaaatcccCTGTTACCATTCCTTTTCCCGTTTTCATTCACCCCGAAACAATTCGCAAATCAGAGGACATATCTGATTGAAGTTTGTAACCCTCTGTTCTTCGAAGTTTATATACAGAATTTGAGCCATACAATTCCGATTGAAAATCACAATCATCAAAGGATTTATTTGATCACTATCGATTGTAACCGAAGAACAATTGGACGGAACGTTCAAAAAAATCGTCGCCGGAAAACGTTTTACGATCCCCTGTTTTATAAAAAGTTGAAAAATCGGATTTttttaatcaaatcaatcaagggTTTACTTGATTGCCATCGTTGTTTGTACATTAAGGACAAACAGAATCAAAGGATATATTTGATTCAGATTCATCAGAAGGGTTACTCCGGTGAAAGTTTTATCGTCTCTGTTATTCCGATTTGGCGCCGGAATATTTTCCCAGAATCTTGATTACTATGAATATCCAAACTGAAACCGATGTGGACCTTGAGTTGAGTCTTGCACCAGGTTCTGTTGAATCCGATGTCACTTGAACATCATCGTTTCCATTTAATGTTAAACCGAGGGTTACTCGAACATCATCGTTTCCATTTAAGAGAGCAGCGATTGGTATACTATACACACACAAACAGAGTCTCTTTCATTTAAAATAATACATTAAAATTTCTGCAATTTGTTGTggtttatatttgtaaaaaagtTAGGACCAAAATTCCGTGTTAAATTTCAATATCGAGTCTACAAACAGAGCGGGTGTTATAGAAGTTGGAGttaacccgacccgacccaactCAACCTAACCCATTACAATATATGGTTTGGATCTTTGTCCCTTCCAGAGTTTCACAATCATCAAAGGAAACACCTTTTTCTAGTTTTATGTACCTTCAAATAATATAAGTCTCCCAATAATTTGCTTGTCCCTTTTTGCTCCACACCAATTTCTTAACCACCAAGAATCACCATCTTGATTCAATCACAGCCCTTCATCCAATCCAAATGCCAATCACAGTCCTACTTTCATAAAGATGTTATACAATCTATCAAATTCAAATTCAGCATGTCCCCACCACCTCACTCAAAGAGCCTACTTTTCACTTTACTTTAATCAATCCCACCTTCTTAAACTCTATTTTCATTCCTTCATGTAGTGGTTTTTCCTTCCTTAAAGATGCACCCTCGCCACTTCCCACCACCACACCAACCACTAGAACCGCCGTCACTCTACTCTACTCCTGACCCACACCACCGAACCGCCACCCCGTCTCCGCTGGCTCATGCTGTCACGCCCGTAAAATCATCTAGACATACCATGATGATACAAACACCAACGCAAACACGAACGCAAACGCCAATGCAAACGCAAACACCTGAGTATTTTTAcgaaaggtttcccaatacaagagACAGACTCCTGCTAAGAAACCACCGAAACACAGATCCCGCCATTTGGTGCTGCGCGATCATATGTTTAATATTCAGCATACTAATAATCTTGTTTGGAATCACAACTTTGATCATATTCCTCGTCGTCAAACCGAAAAACCCTGTCTTCGACACCAACCACGCGAGTCTCAACGTCGTTTACTTCGATTCGCCTGGGAATTACAACGGAGACTTCACTTTTATCGCGAATTTCACAAACCCCAACAGGAAACTTAACGTGAGATTCGAGTATGCTGCAGTTGAACTATGTTTTGCCAACAGTGTCATCGCGAATCAATCGATCAGACCGTTTAGTCAAAGGCAAAGAGAGACGGGTGTGGTCAAGCTTCATTTCGTATCGAGCCTAGTGCCCCTGCCGTCGAATCACGCGATGGAGCTTAAACGGCAGGTTTTGAGCAACAAAGTTATGTACAGTGTGAAGGGGACGTTTAAAGTACGAGTAAGCTTCGGTTTGATTCATTTCTCGTACTGGTTGCATAGTCGATGCGAGTTGCAGATGAGCAGTCCACCGTCTGGTTTACTCATGGCGAGACGCTGCATAACTAAGAGATGAAATGTTATTTATATCGTTATTCAtctcttttcattttttttgctTTTCTTCAACAGGTTGAACTGAGATCTAAATCGACTCGGTTCAACCGTATCTCGTGTGTATAATTGACAATTGGGCACTATCTATACCTACAAAAATCTGTATATAACGCAGTATTTGCTCCGAGTTTTTTGTTTCCTGTTACATCAGAAGTGAGGACAACACAATCTACCTAACATAAAAGCGAAAAGTTTGAAGATATGATGTGGCAGTTAAAAAAAACGATATGAAAATGAGATCTTGGGTATCTTTTACCGAAAGCAAGATTCTTGTGGAACATGAAAGTATAAAGCAGATATATCTTCTTATCATGCTGCAGAAGATGTATATTTTGACTTTTGTGTGAAAACCTACAAGTTACAAAATTTAAAGTTGTGAAATTTATTATAAATCTTGCAGAATGCTTCTTCTAACAGTGTCAGGACTGTAGAGGGTAAACAATGATGCATAAAATAAAGCAAGATTCTAAAGCAATTTTTAAATCAAAACTAACGGGTGACTTTTCGTTCAAATGAGGAAGGGAGGGAAAACTATCAATGATCCAACTCAGAAAGAACATGACTTGAGCTACGTTTGGAGTTGTGGGCCCATAAGTAACGAACAAAAAGGTTTCAACAGGCCGGATCATGTGGCAAAAGTCGGACACGAATTTCATCATCTGGAGCCCAAATTCGATAAAGATGGCTCTTTCGCAATTTTTGTAATTTCAGTTAatttaaatatacatgtaaaatcgCATGAATGTTAGATTTGAGTAATTCACGTGTCTAATTAAGAAGTCAGTTTTGTATTTAGAAAGACAATTTTAGTTTTCCAATTTTCGCACGACTTGCCAGAATAAGACCTACCTCATAAAACAAGTGTTTGATGTAATGTTTCTGATTATCGAATATTATATTGATTTTCCTCTAAGATCATCTTCTCTTTAATTCGCTTCCGCTCTGTCTACTACCCGAGATTTAACAGGGAAAAGGCCagatatatacaaacattctatTCACTTTCCAAACAGTCTAAATCGTTTTGCATTCAGACTTCAAGCTTTGCATCCTAAATTTTAAACTCTATCCTGATGAACTTTTATATTTCGACTTTCTATCATTGGAAAAAAGACCCGTAAGCACTAGGATTGATGATCACACACGATATAAATCACAGGAATTGAAAAATCAAAGACAGGAATATGTAGTATAATATAAGGTTCCCCTAAATCGGCTGTGCATCCATACTACAATCATAAAATGAAGATTGAGTGTATTATAAGAAGTGAACACACTGACAAAAGTTTCTTACAATCAAATTAAGGTCGTAGTCATGAAATTAAGGTCATAGTGGCCATCTACATGTGTAACATTATGCAATATTTAATATTGAATAAAGCTATAAAAATCATGCAGTATATTCAAGGATCAATGGTAAAGTGAAATATAACATTAAGTATTAACTAAAACAAGACAGTATATAACTCAAAAGGTATACCATAATTTCCTAACGACCAACTTCAGCAGGCGTCTTAGCCTCGATGGACAATGCGTGCAATCCACTCTGCAACTCATCAGCCAAAAGCGAATAAACAAGCCTATGTCTCTTCACCATACTCTTCCCTTCAAACTCCTTCGAAACCACTCTCAAATTAAAATGTGTCTCCCCATTACTACTCCCCTTAACACCCGCATGACCCGCATGCTGATACGAAACATCCTCTAACTCCAACTCAACAGGCTGCAACTCCTTATTCAAAATCTCCCTAATCCTCTGCCCCCTGCTTCCTAAAACTAAACCATCTGAACTGGAAACATCAACAGTTGAAGAACTGTTACTTAATTCAAAATCAGAAGTTCTTGAGCCCGAATCGCTATCTGCTTTCGGGCTCTCGACATTTTCGGTTCTTGAAACACTCCCTTTCTCAGCTTCAACAAACAACATCAAGGCCTTTTTCTGCATCAACTGAAACATATTCAAGAACCCATTGTTTCTAGAAGGAGACAAGCTCTGTTGCAAACCCAACAACACAATAAACTCAGGGGAAATCTTAACAATTTCTTCGATAGAACAACCTGAAAGACCCTGAACAAGTAAAGCAGCTAACCCTTTGGTAATCAAAGCATCAGAATCAGCTTCAAAGATGACAACTTTCTTATTCGAATCATCAAAATAAGCCCTTAACCAGACCTGTGAAACACAACCTTTGACTTTGTTTTCGTCTGTTTTGAACTGGGGTTCGAGGGGTTTGAGGTTTTTGCCGTAGAATAAGAGTTGTTCGTATTTGGCTTTTGGGTCTTGTACGGATTGGAAAAGTTTGATGATTTGTTGAAGGTTTTGTGGGAGTTGTTCAAAGATGAGATATTGATTGTTCGAATGATGAAGATTGGGGTCAGGGGAAGAGGGCTTGGTGGTGGGGGTTGATCGGACGGTGAAAGATTTGGAAAGATGGGGTTTGGGTGAAATGGGGAAAGATGAagggggtttagggtttaggggtttgAAGATTGAAGGTGGGAGTGGGAGGAAATGGGTGGAGATTCGACGGTAAGATGAGCAGAGAGACATGGCGACGGAACAGCAACGGCGATAGCGACGGTGATATGAGGTGGGGGGAAACCGTCGTTGGTTTATCTAGAAGACAGTACGTCCCACGTGtgataataattaataatattttgCAGAAAATAgagaaaaataatatttttgaaataaagattataaaaaaaaatacacgATAATATCTTTACAGAAAAAATATCACAAATAATTAATGAAAAATTAGAGTTTTCGTTATTTAGGTTCaggttttaaaaaataattatttatgaaata
Coding sequences:
- the LOC118490697 gene encoding NDR1/HIN1-like protein 6, translated to MHPRHFPPPHQPLEPPSLYSTPDPHHRTATPSPLAHAVTPVKSSRHTMMIQTPTQTRTQTPMQTQTPEYFYERFPNTRDRLLLRNHRNTDPAIWCCAIICLIFSILIILFGITTLIIFLVVKPKNPVFDTNHASLNVVYFDSPGNYNGDFTFIANFTNPNRKLNVRFEYAAVELCFANSVIANQSIRPFSQRQRETGVVKLHFVSSLVPLPSNHAMELKRQVLSNKVMYSVKGTFKVRVSFGLIHFSYWLHSRCELQMSSPPSGLLMARRCITKR
- the LOC110929988 gene encoding sufE-like protein 1, chloroplastic/mitochondrial, producing the protein MSLCSSYRRISTHFLPLPPSIFKPLNPKPPSSFPISPKPHLSKSFTVRSTPTTKPSSPDPNLHHSNNQYLIFEQLPQNLQQIIKLFQSVQDPKAKYEQLLFYGKNLKPLEPQFKTDENKVKGCVSQVWLRAYFDDSNKKVVIFEADSDALITKGLAALLVQGLSGCSIEEIVKISPEFIVLLGLQQSLSPSRNNGFLNMFQLMQKKALMLFVEAEKGSVSRTENVESPKADSDSGSRTSDFELSNSSSTVDVSSSDGLVLGSRGQRIREILNKELQPVELELEDVSYQHAGHAGVKGSSNGETHFNLRVVSKEFEGKSMVKRHRLVYSLLADELQSGLHALSIEAKTPAEVGR